GCTTTGGATATGAACCTGGCGAAACGGTCGCGGCGACAACTGATCCAAGCTCCGCTGAATACGGCTGACAATGACCCGTTTATCCAAATTTTCCGGATGTCCCGCCTCACACAAAATCTCAAGAATCCCATTCGCACCAAGGGCAACCCGCGTACTCACACCAGTATCCTGCAACTGTTCGTTCAGGACTTCCATAATTGCCTTAACGCTACCCTGATGTGCAAGCTGAATAAGATTTTTCATATTGTTGCGCGACTGCCACTAGCTCCGCCAATACTTTAAGCCTCAGAAAAAGTCAGCCAAAATCCGGACAAAAACCCTAAATATCTTGCTCCAGTTCAGGTTGCTCAAGTTTCTCTGACTCCGCATCCATTAAAGCCTTCATAATGAATTTAAGCTTCGGTCGCGCAATATAGGGCCAGCCCCCTTCTTCTTCCATGTCTCGCAGCAGATTATATAAATCCCGTCGCCGTTCAGGTAACGTCGGATAAAAATACTGTTCACAAATTTTGCGGTGTAACTGTTCGATTTCACGCAGAATGACAAGCTGGGTTTCTCCTTTCCCTTCATGCTCAGCGGCGATCGCCAAAATATCCTGTAAAAGTGACTCAAGGTTTTGAGACAGATCCAAATTCTTTTCAGCAGCAGTCATAAATCTTGATGAGAAGGGATAGACGCATTGATCTTATAGTACTTTTGGAGATATCAACCGCAAAACAATTGCAGTCACTAGACACAATCTGCAACAGACACCCCAGCAACAACTTAACTCCAATCAATGCTACGTCATTGCTCAATATCTCCTATTTAGTAGACTCCCAGCAATGGGCAGATAAGTCAAAAATTATTTATTTACACCGTCAATAATCAAGACCTTCTGAGACTATTCATTATTTCCTTTCAGCCTCTATGAAAATCCTCTATCGTCTCGCTACAGATGCTGACTTAGACGATATTTTAGCCGTCCAAACCCTTAATCTGAAAATCCTTCTAGGTTCGTCTTTATCAGAGGAAGTACTAACTGCTTTAGTCATAAACCAAGAAAAGAAACGCGATCGCCAGCGTGAACTGATTTTTATTGCCATTTGTAATGGGAAAGTGATTGGTTTTATTGCTCTTTTACTGAATAGCGCCAGAATAACGGGTTTATTTGTTCATCCAGATTTTGTACAGCAGGGCATTGGCTCTGAACTGTTGACCATTGCCATAGATGTCTTAGATTCCAAGAAACATCGCACTATTTTTGCTTGGTCATTTGATTCTGCTAAGGCCTTTTATCGGAAACATGGTTTTCATTCTTCGCGTAGCAACTATCTTTTATTAGGAAGACATCTCAAGGTTCGTACCTTTTGGATGCGCAAAACTATTCGTCCACTGACTGAGATAGAGCAAAAAAGAAATACGATTATTACGGCAATTATAATCAGCCTTATTCTCGTGAGTTTAATTACATCTTTAAGCTAGTCTGTCTCGATCATCCAGTCTTTTTTAAGGCATCGTTAGCTGATAAAAATATCGGTGACTCATGAACAGTTGCCATGATGCCTCGGTCAATGATCGCTCTCTGTTTTGAGAAATTTAGTTGCGTCAGTGATATTACAATCCACTGCAAACAGCTGATCGAAAGAAAAGAAAAAGATATGCTGGATCTACGGAATGCTCCTCCTAGGCAGTGAGGAGGAAAGTACTGTTTTGTGCGAGATAAAAAAAGATGAAAGTCGGACTGCAAGTTCTCCTGAGTGATGCTCACCTCGATGCACAGCAATCCCATAGCCAAAGGCAGTTGTCGTTTTCGATTACGGCGATCGCCGATGATTTTCAACCGCAAGGCCTACCGTTAAATCTCTGTTTAGTACTAGATCATAGTGGCTCCATGGCGGGGAAACCGCTACGCACAGTCAAGGAAGCCGCGATCCAATTGGTTGACCGTCTTGACGGAGGCGATCGCCTATCGGTCATTGCCTTTGACCACAAAGCAAAGGTCATTGTGGAGAACCAAAACGTCATCAATAAAGATCAAATAAAAAAACAAATTAGTCGCCTAGAAGCCGCCGGCGGCACAAGCATTGACGATGGTATGCGCCTCGGTTTAGACGAACTCGCGAGTATCACTGGCAACTACGCCTCCCAAGTATTTATGCTGACCGACGGCGAAAATGAACATGGTGATAACGAGCGCTGCCTCAAAATTGCGCGGTTAGCCGCAGAGTATGGCGTGACCTTAAATGCCCTTGGTTTTGGTGCCAACTGGAATCAAGATGTCCTCGAAAGTATTGCCGATGCAGCCAATGGTAGCCTTGCCTATATTGAAACCCCAGAACAGGCCAGTGAAACCTTTAATCGTCTTTTGCTACGAGCCCAGTCTGTCGGTTTGACCAATGCCCAATTATTATTACAACTCACCTCCTATTCCCGTTTGGCCGATCTCAAGCCCTTAG
This window of the [Limnothrix rosea] IAM M-220 genome carries:
- a CDS encoding vWA domain-containing protein is translated as MKVGLQVLLSDAHLDAQQSHSQRQLSFSITAIADDFQPQGLPLNLCLVLDHSGSMAGKPLRTVKEAAIQLVDRLDGGDRLSVIAFDHKAKVIVENQNVINKDQIKKQISRLEAAGGTSIDDGMRLGLDELASITGNYASQVFMLTDGENEHGDNERCLKIARLAAEYGVTLNALGFGANWNQDVLESIADAANGSLAYIETPEQASETFNRLLLRAQSVGLTNAQLLLQLTSYSRLADLKPLAQVAPETIELEVIREGDFYGVRLGDLLTDVPRVILANVYIDQLALGDHLIAAAQVRYDDPAHGQTQLMSESIPVMVTVQSNYQPQVNSGVQMSILALAKYRQTQMAEAKLKSGDRQGAATMLQTAAKTAIQLGDDNAATILQKNATQLQSGNELSEGDRKRTRIASKTIIQPPH
- a CDS encoding GNAT family N-acetyltransferase, translated to MKILYRLATDADLDDILAVQTLNLKILLGSSLSEEVLTALVINQEKKRDRQRELIFIAICNGKVIGFIALLLNSARITGLFVHPDFVQQGIGSELLTIAIDVLDSKKHRTIFAWSFDSAKAFYRKHGFHSSRSNYLLLGRHLKVRTFWMRKTIRPLTEIEQKRNTIITAIIISLILVSLITSLS